A window of Paenibacillus sp. 19GGS1-52 contains these coding sequences:
- a CDS encoding WecB/TagA/CpsF family glycosyltransferase yields the protein MKAESVIPTVPIFGIRVSKVDMAATVSFLTEAVHTREPHQVITANPIMVMAALENPAYMDIMKSAELVVPDGTGVVWAAGYCREPVAERVAGFDLLHELLRQGERYSWKVYLLGSTSEVIQETARRLQLQYPGIIIAGYRDGFFRPEEDEKVVEGIVAAGPDLLFVARGADSQEPWIAKYKSQLAVPIMMGVGGSFDVISGKSRRAPKLFQSLRAEWLYRLLKEPTRYKRMLALPKFAVKVLREKDKVTKVG from the coding sequence GTGAAAGCTGAAAGTGTGATTCCCACAGTTCCGATTTTTGGCATCCGGGTATCCAAAGTCGATATGGCGGCAACGGTCTCTTTTTTGACCGAGGCGGTTCATACGCGTGAGCCGCATCAAGTCATTACTGCAAATCCAATCATGGTTATGGCTGCATTGGAGAATCCGGCTTATATGGATATCATGAAGTCGGCAGAACTTGTTGTACCTGACGGTACTGGAGTGGTATGGGCAGCTGGTTATTGCCGTGAACCTGTGGCAGAACGTGTGGCAGGCTTTGATCTGTTACATGAATTGTTGCGGCAAGGAGAAAGATATAGCTGGAAGGTATATCTCCTTGGCTCAACGTCAGAAGTGATTCAGGAAACAGCACGTAGGTTACAACTACAATATCCAGGTATCATCATTGCCGGCTACCGCGACGGATTTTTCAGACCTGAGGAAGATGAGAAAGTCGTAGAGGGAATTGTTGCTGCCGGACCTGATCTGCTATTCGTGGCTAGAGGGGCGGATAGTCAGGAGCCTTGGATTGCAAAGTACAAATCTCAGCTCGCTGTACCGATCATGATGGGAGTCGGCGGCAGCTTTGATGTCATTTCAGGCAAGAGTCGTCGTGCTCCTAAATTGTTCCAAAGTTTGCGGGCGGAGTGGTTATATCGTCTATTGAAGGAACCTACTCGCTACAAAAGAATGCTTGCGCTGCCGAAATTCGCAGTAAAAGTGCTGCGAGAGAAAGATAAAGTAACAAAAGTAGGCTGA